cggagggagtaccttttTTCCGAATGCTGGGAGTGTGCTGCACAGCTATGTGCTGTGCAGCATGCTGCGCAGCCGTCGGTgccgccttgccggcatcggtccgatgatcggagacgtccactgcgtagagctcgtcgagtactacaagtgtttcaaaaatcaactcgatcaaatatcgttaagtgcctcatcggaacacatataattcgaaaagaatggattcagtggttttgatccggtgtttcgtatccattaggattcatttttttccaagttatatgtgttccgatgaggcacttaacgatatttgatcgggttgatttttggtacacttgtagtacttgacgagctctacgcagtggacgtctccgatcatCGGGCTGATGCCGGCAAGGCGGCACCGACGATTGCGCAGCACGCTCCCAGCATCCccttttttcccaaaaagaaagaaccaaaATATGCGTTGTTAAAAACGCGCCAATCTTCGAAATTTCCAAACCCCCACTTTCGTCCCAGAATCCAAATCCCCTCCTTCAAAAACCCACAATCAAAATCCATTACCCCCTTTCAAGTAAGCCATCGCCACCAATCCCAAACCACCCATGCAATGGATTCATCGAAACCAAAACGCCACAAACCTCCCAATAACCCTCCAATCGTCGACCAAACCCCACAAAACGATTCCAACAACGAAGGTAACAAAAACCCAATCGTCGATAAGACCCTAGTTTCCAGCGACGATCATAACCCAGATGACAGAATCAGCAACTTACCAGACCCAATCCTCTGCCACATCCTCTCCCAACTCCCCACCAGAACCGCCGTCGCCACCACCGTCCTCTCAACCAAATGGAAACACCTCTTCGCTTCCatccccaatctctctctccgcaTCGACGACGCCGCCGTTCCGAACAACGACCAACCCAGTCCCAACTTCCCCAATTTCATGTCCCACTTGCTAACCGTCACTCTCCGCGACGCGGGTTTACGCGAATTCGTCCTCCACTGCAATCACGACTACGGAAATGCCCGCATTGACTCTTGGGTTTCCGCCGTGTTAGGGTTTGATGTCACCAGGCTTGCGATTTTCTTCGCTGCGGAGAACACTGGTGTGTCAACTCCAAGTATTTTTAATAGCACTACGCTTGTGTCATTGTCATGGAGTCAGCATTTTGCTGTGAATGTCCCTGGCAAAGTTTGTTTACCGAATCTGAAGCGGTTGTTGCTAGATTTCGTTATATTTCCCGATGGGGAATCGTTTGGGAGGGTTCTTGATGGGTGCCCTGTGCTCGAAGATTTGTGTTGTTACAGTTGCGAATTCGAGGATATTGAAATTCTTCGAATTTGCTCGGGTTCACTTAAGCTTCTTATGCTAAACAACTGCTGCCCTGAAAGCGAGTACGAGATTGAGATTGATACACCGGAGCTTGAATTGCTCTTATACGACGATGATGTGGCCACGTACTATCCGGTGACGAATCTTAAAACTCTTGTTAAGGCTCATGTAGACATTGGACCAAGTAAAAAACTAGTGGACGAAGCAGACGTTGATGAGTTACTGCATTATGATCAAAATGTTGCAGAATTTGTTGGAGCATGCTGTAATGTTTCCTTTCTATATTTATCGGGGACTTCGGTGGCAGTGAGTTTTGCTGTCTTTTTCACTTTCCCTGTTGAAATTGATCTCACTTTTGTTACCTTGATATTACCTTAAGCATGTTTTACTTGCGTTAGACTCTTGAAAACTTTTACGGTATTAACAGCCCCCTTCGGATGAGAAGGAATGATGAGAACTGAAAAGAATGAGAGTCTTACGTTTGTTTGCATGAATAAAAGAGTGGTGAAATGGTGAGCAATGCAAAGAAACAGTGAATTTTTATTGGTCCAATTCGTATCTCTTTAGAATGgagagatttggtgagaaaataaatcttttcttctctcaaaCTTTCTCGCAATACAAAGGGGTTGTGCGGTAATAGAACAGGGGTTTGTGAT
The sequence above is drawn from the Rhododendron vialii isolate Sample 1 chromosome 6a, ASM3025357v1 genome and encodes:
- the LOC131330455 gene encoding F-box protein At4g22280-like isoform X2, which produces MDSSKPKRHKPPNNPPIVDQTPQNDSNNEGNKNPIVDKTLVSSDDHNPDDRISNLPDPILCHILSQLPTRTAVATTVLSTKWKHLFASIPNLSLRIDDAAVPNNDQPSPNFPNFMSHLLTVTLRDAGLREFVLHCNHDYGNARIDSWVSAVLGFDVTRLAIFFAAENTGVSTPSIFNSTTLVSLSWSQHFAVNVPGKVCLPNLKRLLLDFVIFPDGESFGRVLDGCPVLEDLCCYSCEFEDIEILRICSGSLKLLMLNNCCPESEYEIEIDTPELELLLYDDDVATYYPVTNLKTLVKAHVDIGPSKKLVDEADVDELLHYDQNVAEFVGACCNVSFLYLSGTSVAGLSEDTGCFTRFQSGLANNVPACLSLHLRSIYFGGFNGEQDGMELVCYFLTYAQVLTKMEFSFCSSMPLEKQLSTWTKLLLLQSYSKNCKMDFPHEVKDDIVNFCDMDGSQKLTLEYIREHEMEIRRILDVVRRSSI
- the LOC131330455 gene encoding F-box/LRR-repeat protein At4g14103-like isoform X1 gives rise to the protein MDSSKPKRHKPPNNPPIVDQTPQNDSNNEGNKNPIVDKTLVSSDDHNPDDRISNLPDPILCHILSQLPTRTAVATTVLSTKWKHLFASIPNLSLRIDDAAVPNNDQPSPNFPNFMSHLLTVTLRDAGLREFVLHCNHDYGNARIDSWVSAVLGFDVTRLAIFFAAENTGVSTPSIFNSTTLVSLSWSQHFAVNVPGKVCLPNLKRLLLDFVIFPDGESFGRVLDGCPVLEDLCCYSCEFEDIEILRICSGSLKLLMLNNCCPESEYEIEIDTPELELLLYDDDVATYYPVTNLKTLVKAHVDIGPSKKLVDEADVDELLHYDQNVAEFVGACCNVSFLYLSGTSVAAIRCSSSPMPTFHNLTELELGGLNSFGWQLLPHLLERAPNLEVLTFTRGLSEDTGCFTRFQSGLANNVPACLSLHLRSIYFGGFNGEQDGMELVCYFLTYAQVLTKMEFSFCSSMPLEKQLSTWTKLLLLQSYSKNCKMDFPHEVKDDIVNFCDMDGSQKLTLEYIREHEMEIRRILDVVRRSSI